The region TTCGAGTAACGCATCGCGACCGTCGCAGCGTATCGACCGCAGCCGCACACCGTCGTAGCGCAATTGCCGCAACGTATCGAACAAATCGACCGTCCGTTCGCGCGGCCCGGCGCGTTCGGCGGCCAGCGCCGCGCGCTCGCGCGCGGCATCGCGCAGCCGCGCGGCCTGCTCGGCGGCTTTCAGCTGCGGCGCCCACGCGGCGAGCCGGCGCTCCATCAGCGCCCGCTGCGCATCGAAGCGCTCGCGCTCGAACATGCGCCCGACGCGCCAAAGCGCGACGCCCGCCAACCCCGCGCACGCCGCGGCCGCCAGTTCGCCGAGGACACGCCGCCGCGCCCGGCGCGCGTCGCGCGCACGGTACGGCAACAGATTGAACCCGCCCAGCCACGCGCGCCGCATTCGCGCGTCGCGCGGCACCGCACGGCCCGCCACCACGCGCATCATTCGAACACCCCGCGCAGCGCGAGCCCGAACGCGACCGCGAAACCGGGCGAATGGGCGAGCCCGTCGTCGACCGCGCCGAGCGGGCCGCACGCCGCGCATTCGAACGGCAAGACGATGCAGCCGAGCAGATCGCCGACGTCGGCGAGCGAAATCCGGGCGCCACCGAGCCATTCCGGGTCGCCCGCGACAAACGCGCAGCGCGGCGCGCCGGCACGCGCGAGCTCGCGCAGCGCATCGGCCAGATCCGCATGCTCGGGCGCCGGATAGCGGATCTGCGCGGCAACCGCATCGGCCGACACGAGCCAGCCGTGCACGCCGCTCTCGCCGATCCAGACGCCGAGATACGGCTCGCCCGAGTCGACTTCGCGCGCGGCGACATGGCGTATCGCCCGCAAGGCGGCGGGCGGCTCGCCGTCGATCGCGACAAGCTCGACACCCGCCGACGCAGCCGCCTCGATCCGCACGTCGAGATGCACGTGCGCTGCGGTCGCGAATACCAGCTCCGATGCCGCGCCCGCGTCGTTCACGCACCAGTCGACCGCGAGCGCGTCGCGCGCGAGTCCGGTGAGCCGCTCGGCCGCCGCGCGCACCGCCGGCTCGACGGCTGCCGCCGCGTCCGCCCGCGGCCACGCAAGCGTCGCGCTCGAGAACGCGCCGGCCGGCAACGCCATCACGCCCGCCATCGTCCGCCGCACCCACCCCGCCGGCCGCATCGGCGGCACGCGTCCGAGCGCCGCCGCCATCGCGGCCGCCCAGTCGGCGTCGGCCGGCTCGTCGAACGCGCCGGCCGGCAAGGGCTCCGCGTCGAGCGCCTCGAGCCGGACCGCGCCGCCCCGGGCCCGTCGGCTCAGCACCGCAATCCGCACCGTGCGCCGGTTCACGTCGATCCCCGCCGCGAAACGCCGGCCGACCGACCACCACGAACGTCGTTGCATCTCAGTCCTCCATGAGCGCGCCTCCCGTCGAGGCACGATATGGAGCCATTTTGCGAAGCCGGCCGGCGCGCCGGGAGTCTGCCGAACGGCCAACGCGTGCGCCGTCCGGCCGCCGGCGCGCTACAGTGAGTCATCGGCGCGCCGCACCGGCCGCGACGCGCCGGTTTCCCGTCCGGCCCCCTTCCGGAGTCCGGCAAAACCGGGCAGCTATAATCGCGGGACTGTTTTTCTGGTGTGTCTATGCAATCCACGAATCCTACGTCCCCGCCTCCTCCGCCCGAGCCGCGCCGCCGCCCGCTGTGGCTGAAGCTCGTGCTCGGCGTGGCAGGCGTGTGCGTGGCGCTCGCGGTCAGCATCGGGCTCGTGCTCGGCTACGCGCTCGTCGTCGCGTCGCCGAACATGCCGTCGCTCGACGCGCTGACCGACTACCGCCCGAAGGTGCCGCTGCGCATCTATACGGCGGATCACGTGCTGATCGGCGAATTCGGCGAGGAGCGCCGGGACATCGTCCGCCTGCAGGACGTGCCCGATTCACTGAAGAAAGCGGTGCTCGCGATCGAGGACGCGCGGTTCTACGAACACGGCGGCGTCGATCTGACGGGCATCATCCGCGCCGGCATCGTCGCGCTGACGAACGGCCACGCGACGCAGGGCGCGAGCACGATCACGATGCAGGTCGCGCGCAATTTCTTCCTGTCGAGCGAGAAAACGTACACGCGCAAGATCTACGAGATGCTGCTCGCGTACCGAATCGAGCGCGCGCTCACGAAAGATCAGATTCTCGAGGTCTACATGAATCAGATCTATCTGGGCCAGCGCGCCTACGGCTTCGCGGCCGCCGCGCACGCGTACTTCAACAAGGATCTGAAGGACATCACGCTCGCCGAAGCCGCGATGCTCGCGGGCCTGCCGAAGGCGCCGTCCGCGTACAACCCGGTCGCCAATCCGAAGCGCGCGAAGGTCCGGCAGCAATACATCCTGCAGCGGATGCTCGAGCTGAATTTCATCACGCGCGAGCAGTACGACGAGGCGCTCGCCGAGCCGCTCGTCGTCAAGAGTCCGAGCCGGGAATACAGCGTGCACGCGGAGTACGTCGCCGAAATGGTGCGGCAGATGATGTATGCGCAGTACAAGGACGAGGCGTACACGCGCGGGCTGAATGTCGTCACGACGATCGACTCCGCCGACCAGACGCTCGCGTACCGCGCGCTGCGCAAGGGCCTGATGACGTACGACAGGCGCCACGGCTATCGCGGCCCGGAAGGTTTCATCGAGCTGCCCGCGAACGCGGACGACCGCGAGCAGGCGATCGACGACGCGCTCGTCGATCATCCGGACAACGGCGAATTGATCGCGGCCGTCGTCACCGAGGCGAGCGCGCGCCAGATTCGCGTCGTATTCCCGAACGGTAGCGACGCCACAGTGAGCGGCGACGATCTGCGGTTCGCCGCGAGTTCGCTGTCGTCGAACGCGCAGCCGAACAAGCGGATCCGCCCCGGCGCGATCGTGCGCGTGTTCAAGAACGACGACGGCTCGTGGGCGATCGGGCAACTGCCGCAGATCGAGGGCGCATTCATTTCGATCGTCCCGCAGGACGGCGCGATCCGCTCGCTGATCGGCGGCTTCGACTTCAACAAGAACAAGTTCAACCACGTGACGCAGGCGTGGCGGCAGCCCGGCTCGTCGTTCAAGCCGTTCATCTATTCGGCGTCGCTCGACAAGGGGCTCGGCCCCGCGACGATCATCAACGACGGCCCGCTCTACTTCAGCGCCGCCGAAACGGGCGGCCAGCCGTGGGAGCCGAAAAACTACGGCGGCGGCTTCGAGGGCCCGATGTCGATGCGCGTCGCGCTGCAGCGTTCGCGCAACCTGGTGTCGATCCGCATCCTGAACCACATCGGCCCGAAATACGCGCAGCAATACATCACACGCTTCGGCTTCGACGCGGATCGCCACCCGGCCTATCTGCCGATGGCGCTCGGCGCGGGCCTCGTCACGCCGCTGCAGATGGCGGGCGCGTTCTCGGTGTTCGCGAACGGCGGCTATCGGATCAATCCGTATCTGATCGCCGAAGTGACCGACCCGAGCGGCAACGTCGTCGCGCGCGCGCAGCCGCTCGTCGCCGAGCAGAATGCGCCGCGCGCGATCGACCCGCGCAACGCATACGTGATGAACAGCCTGCTGCAGAGCGTCGCGCAGCGCGGCACGGGCGCGCGCTCGAACGTGCTCAAACGCACCGATCTCGCCGGCAAGACGGGCACGACGAACGATTCGCGCGACGCGTGGTTCGGCGGCTATCAGCACACGCTCGCGGCGATCGCGTGGATCGGCTACGACAGCCCGCGCAGCCTCGGCGACCGCGAAACCGGCGGCGGCCTCGCGCTGCCCGTGTGGATCGACTACATGGGCCCCGCGCTCAAGAACGTGCCGGAATACAAGATGCCGATGCCCGACGGTGTCACGACGCTCGGCGGCGAACTGTACTTCGACCAGTTCATGCCGGGCCGCGGTTTCGTCGCGACGGTCGGCGTGAATCTGGCGGCCGCGCCGCCCAACTCGGCAAGCGACGTGCCCGGGCACGTCGACGAGCAGGAAAAGCAGGACATCATGAACCTGTTCCGCGGCGGCAACTGAGCGCCCCGTACGCGAAAAGAAAAAACCCGCTGAAACCAGCGGGCTCAGACTGCTGACGAACCCCACGTTTTTGTGAGCGTGGGGTTTTGTCTTTCTGGGATCAGGATTGCGGGTTCGCCGCGAGCGGGTAGTCGAAGCTGCAGCGCAAACCGCTCACCAGACGCAGCAGCATGCGCACGAAGCGCCAATCGGGACCCGCTGGCCCCTTTTTCCGCTTCCGCGCCAGCAGCATCGCAATCTTCTTGATGTTCTGTGCCGCCGCGGCCAGCAAGCACTGCTCGGCCACCTTGCGTAGCCCACGCATACGGGCATAACGGTGCCCATGCAGCTGCTTGGCATCGGCGAAGCTGCGCTCCACCGTCTGCTTGCGCCGCGCGTAAATGCGTTGGCCCCATTCGGTCAAGCGCCGCGCGTCCACCCGCTCCTTGGCGCGCTCCCACACGTGGCGCGTTACCACCTTCACCGCGATCGCACTGTTCGTGCACTGCGATCGTACCGGGCAGCGCCCGCAGATCTGCGCATTGGATTTGTATTCCCGATAGCCGAGCCGATTGGTCGTGCTGTACGGCAGGGCCTGCCCCTGCGGGCACACGTATTCGTTGCGATACGCGTCGTACTTGAACTGCCGTTTGTAGAACATGCCCGGCTTGTGGTTCGGCGTGCGATAGCCCATCACCCCGGCAATCCCTCGCTCCTCCAGCCCCTGGCACACCGCCGGCGTGAAGTAGCCCGCATCCAGCCCCACCGCCTCGACCTTGAACTCAAAGCGCTCGCGCTGGCGATCCAGCCGATCCAGATACGGCTGGCTGTCATGCACCGAGGCCGGCGTCACATGCGTATCGGTGATGATCGCGTGCTTGGCATCCACCGTGCGGTGGTCCAGATAGAAGAACCCCTTCGGCTTGTCGTCCCGCACCATGTAGCCGCTGTCCGGATCGGTCCGGCTGAGCTTGGTGTCCTTGCTAGACGGCGGCTCATCGTCGTCGCGATCCAGCGGCTTCCTGCCATGCGCGGCCCGGTCCGCATCCACTGCCGCGTTCAATGCCTCCGTGTAGGCGGCCGGCGTCTGCTCCAGCTTCACCACATCGAACTTGCCTTTGTTCGCGTTCGCCTTCAGGTGCGTGCTGTCCGTGTACAGCACCCGACCGTCGACCAGCCCGCGCTTGATCGCCTGCCGCACGATCTCGTCGAAGATCTCCTGATACACCGTCGTGTCCGTGAAGCGTCGGCGGCGATTCTGCGAGAACGTTGACGCATCCGGCACCTTGTCGGTCAGCCGGAACCGGGCGAACCAGCGATAGGCGACGTTGACCTGGACCTCACGCATCAGTTGCCGCTCGCTGCGCACCCCGAACAGGTAGCCGATGAACAACAGCTTGAACATCACCACGGGATCGAGCGCCGGCCGCCCGTTGTCCGCGCAATACAGATGCGCCACCTTCGCGCGGATGAACTCGAAATCCACCGCCGCATCGATCTGGCGCAGCAGGTGGTCCTTCGGCACGAGTTCCTCGAGCGTCACCATCTCGAGTTCGTGCTGCGTGGGCATGGGCGTCTTCAGCATCACGCCATTAAAAAACAAAAATCCCCCACTTGGCGAGGGTTTGTCAGCAATCTGAAGCGGCCGAAAGGCCGCTTTTGTCATAGGGAGCTCGGCTGGGCGGCGCCCGCGGCGCGCTGCGCGCGAGCGCCGCCCGCCGAAGGCGGGCGTCACGCGCTGAACGCGATCGGCATGCCTGCCTGCTGCGTGGCGTATCCCGTCAGCGCCGCGAAGAACTCGTCGCCGCTGCGCGTATCGCGCCATGCGCCGTCGACGAACCGGTAATGGAAGCCACCCGCCTTCGCGGCAATCCACACTTCCTTCATCGGCGGCTGCAGGTTCACGATGATCTTCGAGCCGTTCTCGAACGTGAGCGTGAGCACGCTGCCGTTGCGCTCGAGATCGATGTCGGCGTCGCCGTCGTTGGCGGCGTCGACCGAACGCTCGACGGCTGCCAGCACGGCTTCGGCCCGGGTCAGGTAATCGGTGTCGGACATGCTAAACTCTATTGATTCAACTGTTTAGGGACGGTCATGCGTATCGTTTTGCAGATGAGCGCGATTGTAGCGGCTTTGGCGCTCGCGGGCTGCGGCCAACGCGGGCCGCTCTACATGCCGGTCGTGCCGCCGCTGCCGCCCAAGCCGACTGAACAGACGCAGCCGCCGCCGTCGGACGTGACGCCCGACGCGGAAACGGCTTCGGCGCGCGACGACGGCGCCTCGGGCGCCGCCGACGCGCCGCTCACGCTGTCGCCCGACCTGTCGACGCAACGCATGCCGAAGGCCGCGCCCGCGTCCGGCGCTTCCTCCGCCCAATGACCGATCCTGCATGACTCAAGCTGCATTCGACTACGTCGACGGCACGCTCCACGCCGAGCGCGTGAGCACCGTCGAGCTCGCCGAGCGTTTCGGCACCCCGCTCTTCGTCTATTCGCGCGCCGCGCTCACCGCGGCCTACGAGGCCTACGCGAAAGCCTGCGCCGGCCGCCGCGCGTCGATTCACGTCGCCGTGAAGGCGAACAGCAACCTCGGCGTGCTGAACGTGTTCGCGCGTCTCGGCGCGGGCTTCGACATCGTGTCGGGCGGCGAGCTCGCGCGCGTGCTCGCGGCGGGCGGCCGCGCGCGGGACGTCGTGTTCTCGGGCGTCGGCAAGAGCGCCGACGAAATGCGCGTCGCACTCGAAGCAGGCGTGAAGTGCTTCAACGTCGAATCGATCCCGGAGCTCGACCGGCTGAACGCCGTCGCGGCATCGCTCGGCAAGCGCGCGCCCGTGTCGCTGCGGGTGAATCCGGACGTCGACCCGAAGACGCATCCGTACATCTCGACGGGGCTGAAGGCAAACAAGTTCGGTATCGCGTTCGACGACGCGCGCGCGACGTACCGCGCGGCCGCCGCGCTGCCGAACCTCGAAGTCGTCGGCATCGACTGCCACATCGGCTCGCAGATCACCGAGCTGAGCCCGTACCTCGACGCGATCGACAAGCTGCTCGATCTCGTCGAGCGGATCGAGGCGGACGGCGTGCAGATCCATCACGTCGACGTCGGCGGCGGGCTCGGCATCACGTATGACGACGAAACGCCGCCCGACATCGGCGCCTACGTGCGCGCGGTGCTCGCGCGCATCGATGCGCGCGGCCACGGCCAGCGCGAAATCTGGTTCGAGCCGGGCCGCTCGCTGACGGGCAACGCCGGCATTCTGCTCACGCGCGTCGAATTCCTGAAGCAGGGCGAAGAGAAGAACTTCGCGATCGTCGACGCGGCGATGAACGACCTCGCGCGCCCCGCGATGTACCAGGCGTTTCACGCGATCGTGCCGGTTGCGCCGCGCACGGACGTCGCGGCCGCGGTGTACGACATCGTCGGTCCCGTCTGCGAGAGCGGCGACTGGCTTGGGCGCGAGCGCTCGCTCGCGATCGCGCCCGGCGATCTGCTCGCGATCCGCTCGGCGGGCGCGTATGGCTTCACGATGAGCTCGAACTACAATACGCGGCCGCGCGCGGCGGAAGTGATCGTCGATGGCGCGAACGCGCATCTGGTACGGCCGCGCGAGACGGTCGAAAGCCTGTTCGAGCACGAAACGATCCTGCCCGAAGGCCGGTAAGCGCCGGCACGCGGCGCTCACACGACGCATCGGCAGCCGCCGGCAATTCGATCATTCGACAAACCGGCGGGCCCGATCAAAAAAGGCGATGTCCAACAAGTGGACATCGCCTTTTCGTTTGCGCGTCGCTCGACGCGACATAGGCGGCACATGCCGTACAGGCGGCCAACGCGGCCGGGCCAACCCGCGCCGCAGCCGCAGCCGCAGCCGTAACCACATCGTGCAACGCGCGCGCCCCGAGCGCGCCCGCCCCTCGCGCTACGACGCGCGTCCGCCCGCCGCCGCTGCGCCCCAGCGTTGCCGCGCCCATACGAGCACGCGCCAGCCGAGCAGCACGAGCACGATCGCGCCGTACAGCTTCGGCAGTGCGAGATCGTGCTTGCCCGCCCTCATCCACCAGAAATGCAGGATGCCGAACGCGGCGATCGCATAGATCGCCTTGTGCAGCGTCTGCCAGTGCCGGCCGAGCCGCCTCGCGATCGCGCGCGGCGACGTCGCGGCAAGCGGAATCAGCAGCACGAACGCGGCGAAGCCGACGGTGATGAACGGACGCTTCACGACGTCCTTCGCGATCTCCACCACATCGAACCACTTGTCGAACCAGATGTAGGTCGTGAAGTGCAGCACCGCGTAGAAGAATGCGTAGAGCCCGAGCATGCGCCGCAACCGCAGCAGCGCGTTGATGCCCGTCAGCCGGCGCAGCGGCGTGACGGCGAGCGTGATGCACAGGAACACGAGCGTCCAGAGCCCCGTCGAGCGCGTGACGAACTCGATCGGGTTCGCGCCGAGCCGGTCCGTCACGCCGAAGAACACGATACGCGCGAGCGGATACAGCGCCGCGACGAACGCGGCGATCTTCACGGGCGCGAGCCAGCCGGGCGCGCCGCCCGCGCGGCCGGCATCCCGGCGCGGTGCGCGGCCGCGCGCGCCGGCGCCCGGGCTTGCCGAGCCGGCAAATGTCGAGGATTGCATGTCGTTCTCCATCTGTCGTACTCAGAAGTATTTCTTCAGATCCATCCCGCGATACATCGACGCGACCCAATCGCCATAGCCGTTGAACATCAGCGTCTTGCGCTTCGGCGTGAAGAAGCCGTCCTCGCCGATGCGCCGCTCGGTCGCCTGGCTCCAGCGCGGATGGTCGACGTTCGGGTTGACGTTCGAATAGAAGCCGTATTCGTTCGGCGCATACGTGTTCCAGCTCGTCGGCGGCTGCCGGTCGACGAAGCGGATCTTCACGATCGATTTCGCGCTCTTGAAGCCGTACTTCCACGGCACGATCACCCGCACGGGCGCGCCGTTCTGATTGGGCAGCACCTGCCCGTAGACGCCTATCGTGAGCAGCGTCAGCGGATTCATCGCCTCGTCCATCCGCAGGCCTTCCGAATACGGCCAGTCGAGGATCGGCGCGGACAGCCCCGGCATCTGCGACGGGTCCGCGAGCGTGACGAACTGCACGTACTTCGCGTTGGCGGTCGGCTCGACGCGCTTGATGAGCTCCGCCAGCGGAAAGCCGATCCACGGAATCACCATCGACCAGCCTTCGACGCAGCGCAGCCGGTACACGCGCTCCTCGAGCGGCGCGAGCTTCAGCAGCGCGTCGATGTCGTACACCTTCGGGTTCCTGACTTCTCCTTCGACCGACACGCGCCACGGATGCGGCCGCAGCGTGCCGGCACGGCGCGCGGGATCGCTCTTGTCGGTGCCGAATTCGTAGAAGTTGTTATAGGTCGTGATGTCCTTGAACGACGTCACCTTCTCCGGGACGACGAACTTCGGATTGGCCGGCGCCGCAAGCTTGCGCGCCGTCGCATCCGGCGATGCGTACGCGGCGAGCGCGAGCCCGTGCGCGCCGACGAGTCCGCCCGCCGCGGCGGCGCCCGCCGCCTGCAGGATGCGGCGGCGATGCTCGAACACCGCTCGCGGCGTGATTTCGCTGCGCGGGATGTCGTCGCCGGCAAGCGCCGCGCGCAGCGTTTTCTTGATCAACATGTCGATGCTCCGTTCTGCCGGTCGGGACGGCCGTCCGGGACGCTCGCGTCCCTGACCTGCCCCCTTCGATAGGGCCAATGGGCTTCTAGCAAAGTCCCTTTAAACCAACTCCTGGAAAGCGGCAGGAGCGTCCGCGGTTGCCCGATGTTTCGCCGCAAACTCTGACGGCGCAAGGTAGTTCAGTGCGCTGTGCGGCCTTTGCTCGTTGTAGTCCTGACGCCATGCCGCGATGACTGCCCGAGCGTGCGCGAGCGTCGTGAACCAGTGCTCGTTAAGGCATTCGTCGCGGAACTTGCCGTTGAACGATTCGATGTACGCATTCTGCGTGGGCTTGCCCGCCTGAATCAACTTCAGCGTGACGCCGTTCGCATACGCCCACTGGTCAAGCGCGCGGCTCGTAAATTCGGGTCCCTGGTCTGTTCGCACCGCCTTGGGATAGCCACGGAAGCGAGCTGCACGGTCCAATGCCCGAGCGACATACAAACCTGAGATGCCATGGTCGACGACGATGTCGACAGCCTCTTTCGTGAAATCGTCGACGACGGTCAGGCACTTCACGCGCCGGCCGTTGGAAAGCGCATCCATCACGAAATCGATTGACCATACCTCGTTGGGTGCGCCCGGCAATGCCAGTTGCTCGCGCTCAATCATGACGCCGTGGCGCTTGCGACGGCGCCGCACAGCCAGCCCTGCCTCACGGTACAGGCGATAGATGCGCTTGTGATTGGCGTGCGTGCCTTCGCGTTCCACCAGGGCGTGCAGTCGGCGGTAGCCGAATCGACGACGTTCGTGCGCCAACTTCACCAGACGCGCCGCGAGCACCTCATTCTCGTGGTCCGGCTTCGCGTCGTAATGCAGCACGCTGCGAGAAAGCCCGACAAGCCGGCAGGCGCGGCGCTCGGAGATGTTGACCTTCTCCCGAATCGCCAACACTGCTTCGCGTTTGGCTTGCGGGCTCAGGGCTTTCCCTTGACGACAACCTTCAACGCTTCCATATCGAGCATTGCTTCGGCCAGCAGTTTCTTCAGTCGGGCATTCTCCACCTCGAGGCCCTTGAGCCGGCGGGCTTCCGAGACTTCCATGCCGCCGAACTTCGCGCGCCAGGTGTAGAACGACGCGTCACTGAACCCATGCTTCCTGCACAGTTCCTTGACCGGCATACCGGCCTCGGCTTCCTTCAGAAACCCGATGATTTGCTGTTCCGTAAAGCGCTTCTTCATGTTCGTCTTCTTCTCCGAAAACGAACTTTACTAGACTCCGGCTGGCCCTGTTTGTAGGGGGCAGGTCACGTCATCATCAGCAGCATCGCCGGCAGGAACGACAGCATCGTGAGCAGCAGCATCGTCTGCACGCTCAACGAATAGGTCGTGCCGCCGTTCGGGCCCGGCGCCGAGTTGAACGCAGGCAGCCCGGCCGCCTGCGCGCACGCGAGCGCGGGCGCGAGGCCGATCAGGATCGCGGGCAGCCAGCGCGCCGCGCCGCGCAGGCAAGCGGTTTTCATCGAACGACTGTCGGAAGGCGCGCACGCGGCGGCATCCGCGCGCGGCGCGACGAAACGAAGGCACGGCATGTCAGCGATCCTTGCCGCCGTCGCGCTTGAAGCGCTTCGCGGCCTCGCCGAGCATGGCGTCGCGAAAGCGCGCCCCGAAGGAAGCGCCCTCGGGCAACGGGCCGGACATCGCCGTGCCGCCCGGCGCGCCGGGCGAGCGAGTCAGGCCGCCGCCCGCGGGCGCGCCGATCACGCCCGCCGAGCCGGCGGGCAGCGTGTGCAGCAGGCGCACGTTGCCGGGGGCGACGCCGAGCACGAGCCAGGTATCGCCGATCTCGACGACGGTCGCGCTTTCCTTGCCGCCCACCGCGACGCTCGCGACGATCTTCAGCGCGCCGCCGCGCCGTTGCGGCTGCAAGCCGAAGCGCCGCGCGAGCCACGCGCAGCCGAACACGAGGCCGATCACGACCGCGAGCCCGACGAGCGTCTGCAACACCGCGCCCACGCCGAGCGACGGCGCGGCCGAGCCGACGACGACGCCCGATGCGAGCGACGCCGCGTGATT is a window of Burkholderia mallei ATCC 23344 DNA encoding:
- a CDS encoding fimbrial protein gives rise to the protein MMRVVAGRAVPRDARMRRAWLGGFNLLPYRARDARRARRRVLGELAAAACAGLAGVALWRVGRMFERERFDAQRALMERRLAAWAPQLKAAEQAARLRDAARERAALAAERAGPRERTVDLFDTLRQLRYDGVRLRSIRCDGRDALLEASALDPASAERWLRALDAAQRGWTMEVAGWQAARTSWGRDAGSGRSLSFSVWIRWPAGARGRGASMVAHAAAAAREGA
- a CDS encoding penicillin-binding protein 1A, which codes for MQSTNPTSPPPPPEPRRRPLWLKLVLGVAGVCVALAVSIGLVLGYALVVASPNMPSLDALTDYRPKVPLRIYTADHVLIGEFGEERRDIVRLQDVPDSLKKAVLAIEDARFYEHGGVDLTGIIRAGIVALTNGHATQGASTITMQVARNFFLSSEKTYTRKIYEMLLAYRIERALTKDQILEVYMNQIYLGQRAYGFAAAAHAYFNKDLKDITLAEAAMLAGLPKAPSAYNPVANPKRAKVRQQYILQRMLELNFITREQYDEALAEPLVVKSPSREYSVHAEYVAEMVRQMMYAQYKDEAYTRGLNVVTTIDSADQTLAYRALRKGLMTYDRRHGYRGPEGFIELPANADDREQAIDDALVDHPDNGELIAAVVTEASARQIRVVFPNGSDATVSGDDLRFAASSLSSNAQPNKRIRPGAIVRVFKNDDGSWAIGQLPQIEGAFISIVPQDGAIRSLIGGFDFNKNKFNHVTQAWRQPGSSFKPFIYSASLDKGLGPATIINDGPLYFSAAETGGQPWEPKNYGGGFEGPMSMRVALQRSRNLVSIRILNHIGPKYAQQYITRFGFDADRHPAYLPMALGAGLVTPLQMAGAFSVFANGGYRINPYLIAEVTDPSGNVVARAQPLVAEQNAPRAIDPRNAYVMNSLLQSVAQRGTGARSNVLKRTDLAGKTGTTNDSRDAWFGGYQHTLAAIAWIGYDSPRSLGDRETGGGLALPVWIDYMGPALKNVPEYKMPMPDGVTTLGGELYFDQFMPGRGFVATVGVNLAAAPPNSASDVPGHVDEQEKQDIMNLFRGGN
- a CDS encoding IS1182-like element ISBma2 family transposase, translated to MLKTPMPTQHELEMVTLEELVPKDHLLRQIDAAVDFEFIRAKVAHLYCADNGRPALDPVVMFKLLFIGYLFGVRSERQLMREVQVNVAYRWFARFRLTDKVPDASTFSQNRRRRFTDTTVYQEIFDEIVRQAIKRGLVDGRVLYTDSTHLKANANKGKFDVVKLEQTPAAYTEALNAAVDADRAAHGRKPLDRDDDEPPSSKDTKLSRTDPDSGYMVRDDKPKGFFYLDHRTVDAKHAIITDTHVTPASVHDSQPYLDRLDRQRERFEFKVEAVGLDAGYFTPAVCQGLEERGIAGVMGYRTPNHKPGMFYKRQFKYDAYRNEYVCPQGQALPYSTTNRLGYREYKSNAQICGRCPVRSQCTNSAIAVKVVTRHVWERAKERVDARRLTEWGQRIYARRKQTVERSFADAKQLHGHRYARMRGLRKVAEQCLLAAAAQNIKKIAMLLARKRKKGPAGPDWRFVRMLLRLVSGLRCSFDYPLAANPQS
- the cyaY gene encoding iron donor protein CyaY, with the translated sequence MSDTDYLTRAEAVLAAVERSVDAANDGDADIDLERNGSVLTLTFENGSKIIVNLQPPMKEVWIAAKAGGFHYRFVDGAWRDTRSGDEFFAALTGYATQQAGMPIAFSA
- the lptM gene encoding LPS translocon maturation chaperone LptM gives rise to the protein MRIVLQMSAIVAALALAGCGQRGPLYMPVVPPLPPKPTEQTQPPPSDVTPDAETASARDDGASGAADAPLTLSPDLSTQRMPKAAPASGASSAQ
- the lysA gene encoding diaminopimelate decarboxylase — encoded protein: MTQAAFDYVDGTLHAERVSTVELAERFGTPLFVYSRAALTAAYEAYAKACAGRRASIHVAVKANSNLGVLNVFARLGAGFDIVSGGELARVLAAGGRARDVVFSGVGKSADEMRVALEAGVKCFNVESIPELDRLNAVAASLGKRAPVSLRVNPDVDPKTHPYISTGLKANKFGIAFDDARATYRAAAALPNLEVVGIDCHIGSQITELSPYLDAIDKLLDLVERIEADGVQIHHVDVGGGLGITYDDETPPDIGAYVRAVLARIDARGHGQREIWFEPGRSLTGNAGILLTRVEFLKQGEEKNFAIVDAAMNDLARPAMYQAFHAIVPVAPRTDVAAAVYDIVGPVCESGDWLGRERSLAIAPGDLLAIRSAGAYGFTMSSNYNTRPRAAEVIVDGANAHLVRPRETVESLFEHETILPEGR
- the msrQ gene encoding protein-methionine-sulfoxide reductase heme-binding subunit MsrQ produces the protein MENDMQSSTFAGSASPGAGARGRAPRRDAGRAGGAPGWLAPVKIAAFVAALYPLARIVFFGVTDRLGANPIEFVTRSTGLWTLVFLCITLAVTPLRRLTGINALLRLRRMLGLYAFFYAVLHFTTYIWFDKWFDVVEIAKDVVKRPFITVGFAAFVLLIPLAATSPRAIARRLGRHWQTLHKAIYAIAAFGILHFWWMRAGKHDLALPKLYGAIVLVLLGWRVLVWARQRWGAAAAGGRAS
- the msrP gene encoding protein-methionine-sulfoxide reductase catalytic subunit MsrP, which codes for MLIKKTLRAALAGDDIPRSEITPRAVFEHRRRILQAAGAAAAGGLVGAHGLALAAYASPDATARKLAAPANPKFVVPEKVTSFKDITTYNNFYEFGTDKSDPARRAGTLRPHPWRVSVEGEVRNPKVYDIDALLKLAPLEERVYRLRCVEGWSMVIPWIGFPLAELIKRVEPTANAKYVQFVTLADPSQMPGLSAPILDWPYSEGLRMDEAMNPLTLLTIGVYGQVLPNQNGAPVRVIVPWKYGFKSAKSIVKIRFVDRQPPTSWNTYAPNEYGFYSNVNPNVDHPRWSQATERRIGEDGFFTPKRKTLMFNGYGDWVASMYRGMDLKKYF
- a CDS encoding IS3-like element IS407 family transposase (programmed frameshift), whose translation is MKKRFTEQQIIGFLKEAEAGMPVKELCRKHGFSDASFYTWRAKFGGMEVSEARRLKGLEVENARLKKLLAEAMLDMEALKVVVKGKPLSPQAKREAVLAIREKVNISERRACRLVGLSRSVLHYDAKPDHENEVLAARLVKLAHERRRFGYRRLHALVEREGTHANHKRIYRLYREAGLAVRRRRKRHGVMIEREQLALPGAPNEVWSIDFVMDALSNGRRVKCLTVVDDFTKEAVDIVVDHGISGLYVARALDRAARFRGYPKAVRTDQGPEFTSRALDQWAYANGVTLKLIQAGKPTQNAYIESFNGKFRDECLNEHWFTTLAHARAVIAAWRQDYNEQRPHSALNYLAPSEFAAKHRATADAPAAFQELV
- the fliO gene encoding flagellar biosynthetic protein FliO — its product is MKPRFAPLAARAVPVCVPAFLSPRRAAERAPRGRRRAPAALAALASGTAALPVSAADMNAVNHAASLASGVVVGSAAPSLGVGAVLQTLVGLAVVIGLVFGCAWLARRFGLQPQRRGGALKIVASVAVGGKESATVVEIGDTWLVLGVAPGNVRLLHTLPAGSAGVIGAPAGGGLTRSPGAPGGTAMSGPLPEGASFGARFRDAMLGEAAKRFKRDGGKDR